One Methanococcus aeolicus Nankai-3 DNA segment encodes these proteins:
- a CDS encoding DUF1616 domain-containing protein, whose translation MNLKRYLANLKEGLDWNNRSKLNKFLTIFFLILLVSSLIATIYIIENPKQTEYFTEFYILGQTGKAYDYPTNLFAGQNGTVIIGVVNREGKEMNYTVEIYLVNATYNDINITENITNDTYGTNSIIINNITRLDKFDNILLYPKPIVVEGNWSSQWETPYMININKSGNYQLWFLLFENETYKNDSETQKIYHGINNDILSLKLNIEVKKSYMWG comes from the coding sequence ATGAATTTAAAAAGATACTTAGCTAATTTAAAAGAGGGACTGGACTGGAATAATCGAAGTAAATTAAATAAATTTTTAACTATATTTTTTCTTATTTTATTGGTGTCATCATTAATTGCCACAATATATATTATTGAAAATCCAAAACAAACAGAATATTTCACAGAATTTTATATATTGGGTCAAACAGGAAAGGCATATGATTATCCAACCAATTTATTTGCTGGCCAAAATGGAACTGTGATAATTGGTGTGGTGAATCGGGAAGGCAAAGAAATGAATTATACCGTCGAAATTTATTTGGTAAATGCAACATATAACGATATAAATATCACCGAAAATATCACAAATGACACATATGGCACAAACAGCATTATTATAAATAATATAACGAGACTAGATAAATTTGATAATATATTACTATATCCAAAACCAATTGTGGTTGAAGGAAATTGGAGCTCCCAATGGGAAACACCATATATGATTAACATAAATAAATCTGGAAATTACCAATTATGGTTTTTATTATTTGAAAATGAAACATATAAAAATGACAGTGAAACTCAAAAAATATATCATGGCATTAATAACGATATTCTTAGCTTAAAATTAAATATTGAAGTTAAAAAATCATATATGTGGGGTTAA